DNA sequence from the Chryseobacterium indicum genome:
TTCCCTGCCAAACCAGTTTATTGGTTTTAGCATCTACCAGATCCACAATAATGGCTCCTTCATTATAGTTGCTCGTCCATGTTCTGTTCATGCCGATTCCCCATCCGAAAGGTCCGCCCCAACCCCAGGCTCCGTAAGGTGAAGTGGTGGTAACGTCCGTTACTTTTTTATGGTTGGCTTTTACATTTACAATCAGATCAGGATTTTCTCCGGATTGAAGACCTTTGCTCTGTAGCTGTCTCGACAGTTCATTCAAAACTCTGTCTTTATCAATATCATTTAGTTTTAAATCATCAATTCTTAATTTATAAGTTTTGTATGAATTAAAATTTGCCGTGTCCGCATAGTCAGAACGTACGTTGAAAGGACTGCAAGACGTTAAACCCAAAGTAGCCGAAGCCAACAGTAAGAAGATATATCGCTTCATTTTATTTATTTTTTTTATCGTTTTTAATAAATGTATCGGTCTTTTTATCGTATCCGTAAGGACAATGTCTACAGCCACTTTTACAGCAATGTCCTCTCTTCAGATGAAACTTTTCCGTAAAAACTTTATAACCCTGTTCGTTGTAGTAAAAGTCTTCACCTTCTTTGATGTCAAAAAGTGCCATAGGTTAAATCTCTAAGTCAAAAAACTTTATATTTGTTAGTATGATAATTATATGCCAAAAGCCTTTAAAAAAATTAAAAATCAACGGCATTGCTCTGTTCCCTTTTATCTTCATTAGGAATCCCGAAGATAAGAAAAATAAAATATTGATTAATCATGAAAAAATACATTTAAGGCAACAGTTGGAAATGCTCATCATTTTTTTCTACATTTTTTATGTAATCGAATATTATTACTGGTTTTTTAAACTGAAAGACAGTTATCAGGCGTATAAAAGAATCTCCTTTGAAAGAGAAGCTTATTCCAATGAACATAATCTGAATTATCTCAGGAAAAGAAAATTCTGGAGTTTTCGAAAATACCTTTAAAATCAGAAATGGTTAACAGATAATGGTTGTGAGAGATTAGATTTTTAATAACACGTCACAAAATTCCCCTCCTTTGGAGGGGTGGCAAAAATTCAAAGGAATTTTTGACGGGGTGGTTAAATAGAGTAAAAATAAAATTGACCATCCTTACCTTCAATGACAAACCTCACTTATCCAAAGTAAACTAAAACACCCAAAAAACACTACTTTTGTAAAATAGATTCAGCCTAAATGCTATTAAATGTTCCATTAGAAAAGATCCCGATTCAGGAAATTCTCATTGATAAAAAAGTAAAACTTTTTATGAAAAGAGAAGATTTAATTCATCCCCAGATTTCAGGGAATAAATACTGGAAGCTTTTTTTTAATATTAATAATTATCTCTCCGGAAATCCTGAAAAACCCTACATCATTACTTTTGGCGGTGCATTTTCAAATCATATTTCTGCGGTTTCTGCAGTCGGAAATTTAGCTGGAATTCCGACTTTGGGAATTATAAGAGGAGAGGAGCTGAAAGACAAATGGCGCGATAATCCGACTTTACTTTTTGCTAAAAGAAACGGGATGAATCTGCAGTTTGTAACGAGGGAAGAATATCGCCACAAAGAAAAACTGACTGAATTTTTACAAAAAGAATTCCCGGAAGCGCTCATCGTACCGGAAGGAGGAACCAATGAAGCCGCTGTAGAAGGCGTAAAAATGATGCTGAATGACGATACAAAAGATTTTGATTATCTTTGCACCGCAGTCGGAACAGGAGGAACGGTTGCCGGAATTTTAAAATTCAGTGAAGAAAATCAGAAAGTTATAGGTTTTAAAGCGGTTGACGATGATTCGCTGGAAAATAAAATCGTTGAACTAACTTCTAAGAAAAATTTTGATCTAATAGATTCAGATTTTGGAGGTTATGGCAAAATAAAGGACGAAAATGTCCGTTTTATTAATGATTTTAAAGAGAAATACGGAATTCCGCTGGAGCCGGTCTATACAGGAAAGATGATGCAGAAAATTTTCGAATTGATAAATGAAGATTATTTTCCTGAGAACAGCAAAATTTTGTGCTTCCACACCGGCGGTTTGCAGGGGATTGAAGGAGCCAATTTGCTTTTAGAAAAACAGAACAGAAATTTAATTATATAATTTAAATTGAAAAACATGAAAAGACTTTTCACCATCGTAAGCCTTTTAGTTTTATCAAAATTCTCAGCTCAGACCTGGGCAACCGAAGATCAGTACATCCAGAAGTTTGCAAAATATGCAGTGGAAGAAATGGAAAAATATAAAATTCCTGCTTCTATCACGCTTGCACAGGGACTTTTGGAAACAGGAGGCGGACAAAGCCGATTGGCTCTGGAAGGGAAAAACCATTTCGGGATTAAATGTAAGGAAGACTGGACCGGAAAAACAATGAAGCACACCGATGATGCTCCGAACGAATGTTTCCGTGTTTACGACGATCCGCGACAGTCATATGAAGATCATTCCATCTTTTTATCCACAAGAAAATACTACGCTAATCTTTTCAATTTAGATATGAAAGATTACAAAGCGTGGGCAACAGGTCTTAAAAAAGCAGGTTATGCAACAAATCCCCGCTACGCTTCCATATTGATCGGAAAAATTGAAAGGTATAAATTGTACGAATTCGACAATACCAATTCAAAAGAAGCTTTATACGCCGTTCTGAAACTGTATCCGGATCTGAAAGACGACAGAACTTTCATGGCTCAGCTGGAACCTGAAAAATATACCAGAAAAGTAAAAGAACCTGTAACCGTTGAAGTTCCTTACAAACAGACTTCTTACGCTCAGCAGCAGAAAAGAGTGGAAAGAATTAAAACAAAAGCAGAAATTCTGAATACCATTTTAATTAAAAGTCATCCGAATGACGGATTAAAATACATCATCATTCCTGAAGATACCAACGTAGAATTCATTGCCAAAAAATTCAAGATCAGTGAAAGCAAACTGATGAAATGGAATGAACTGGAAAGCGATGTGCTGAAGAAAAATGAAATTGTTTTCCTTGAATCTAAAAACTCAGACGGAAATACTGCAACCTACAAAGCCGAAGCAGGCGAAGATATGCATGATATCGCCCAGAAATTCGGAATTAAATTAAATAAATTATACGCTAAAAATAGGATGGACGAAGGACAGAAACCTTCCGCCGGACAAGTAATTTATTTGATTGATAAAAAACCCAGAAATTAATTTTCGTTGATGGTTTATAGTTGTTGGTTGATGGTTAAAACTAACAGCTATAAACTGTTAACCAACAACTACATATGAAATATCAAAGAAGTTCAGCTTTATTCGAAGAAGCTTACAAATACATTCCGGGAGGTGTAAATTCTCCGGTAAGAGCATTCAAATCTGTAGGAGGAGTGCCTGTTTTTATGAAATCTGCAAAAGGAGCCTATCTTACGGATGCGGATGATAATACGTACATCGATTACATCAATTCGTGGGGACCCGCAATTTTAGGACATACACATCCCGAAGTTTTGGAAGAACTGAAAATTCAGGCTGAAAAAGGATTTTCTTTCGGAGCTCCGACAGAACTGGAAACGGAAATCGCAAAATTCATTACAGAAAATGTCCCGAATGTAGATCAGATAAGAATGGTTTCTTCCGGTACGGAAGCTTGTATGAGCGCGATCCGACTCGCAAGAGGATTTACAGGAAGAGATAAATTTATAAAATTTGAAGGCTGTTATCACGGTCATTCAGATTCTTTTTTAATTAAAGCGGGAAGTGGTGCAGCGACTTTCGGAAATCCGAATTCTCCTGGCGTAACGGCTGGAACGGCAAAAGATACTTTACTGGCAAGATATAATGATTTTGAGCAGGTTGAAGATCTTTTCAGACATAATCCGGGTGAAATTGCAGCGGTCATTATTGAGCCGGTTGCCGGAAATATGGGTTGTGTTTTGCCGGAAAATGAATTTCTTCAGAAATTAAGAACAATTTGCGACGAAAACGGAGCTTTATTAATCTTTGATGAGGTGATGACAGGTTTCAGACTTGCTTTCGGGGGAGCTCAGGAACTATACAATGTGAAGGCAGATCTGGTAACGTACGGAAAAGTAATCGGAGGCGGACTTCCGGTAGGTGCTTTTGCAGGAAGAAACGAAATTATGGATCATCTGGCTCCAAAAGGAGGTGTTTATCAGGCAGGAACATTAAGCGGAAATCCGTTAGCCATGAGAGCCGGACTGAAAACTTTACAGCTAATTAAAAATGATCCGGAATTCTTCAGCAGACTGGCAAAAACTACGGAAACCTTAGATTTTGAAATCGGCAAAATTTTAAACGAAAAAGGAATTGCCCACAAAATCAACAGAAAAGGATCGATGATGTCGGTTTTCTTTCATATCAACAGTGTTTCTAATTTTGATGAAGCACAGGAAGCCAATCATGCATTGTTTAATAATTTCTTCCATCAGATGCTGCAAAACGGAGTTTATCTTCCACCGAGTGGTTATGAGACTTATTTCATCAGTGATGCGATTAAAGACAGAGAAATAGATATGACGCTGGAAGCAGTTAGAAAATTCGAATATTCTTAGTTGAAAAAATATTGAAGGAGTAGATTTATTTCTGTCCTTTATTGAAACAGCATCGGCTTCAGATTTATCTGAAGCCGATGTTTTTATTTTAGACCATAAACTTTTTACTGTAAAGTAGACCAGCCGATTGCCCAAGCCGGATTTCCCAATTTGTTTCCTGCACCTAAAGCATCCGATTTCTCGTTGTAGGTATTGCTTAAAAGTGTTACTGTAGAGCCGGAAGTAGAAGTGGCAGTTACTTTATTCGTAACGTTCGTATCAAAAAAGGCATCTTTAATTTTACTTTGTCCGTTAAAATAAGTTACAGTAGGATCACTTTCAATAGAAAATCCGTTCGTCCAGTTAGAAACCACTACATTTTCAAAACTCGCATACGTTCCGGAATATAATCTGATGGCTTTGGATTCTCCAGAAGTTCCGCCCAAAAGCGTTACATTTTTAATAGTAGGTTTTGAGACCGGAGTTGCTGCAGTATTCGAAGCATTGTTAAGCCCTTTTATTGCAGTATTTCCAGAACCGTTTGTTTTTCTTTTAGTGAAAATATTGGTAGCGGTTCCGATCCATCCGTCTGTCCATACAAAAGCATCATCCTCGCTTCCGATGGAGACGATATTGGAAAGATTTACCGTTCCTCCGTACATCTGGATTCCGTCTTCAGCACTATTAATCAAAGCAACATTCTCAACTTTTGTATCGCTGCCAACTCCAAAAAGAGAAAGTCCGTTGAATTTTACACTGGTAGAAAAAGTGATTCCTGCATTTTCGATTTTTACATACGTCAGAGAACCGGAATTATCTGTTGCCGAAGTTCCTCCGTAAGCAGAATTTAAAATTTCAGAAGTATTGGCTGCACCGGTATTTACAGGAGCTTTTCCGCAGATAACAACGCCGCCCCAGCTTCCGGAAGTTTCTGTAGAAGAACGGAAAGAAACGGGTGAATTAAGGGTTCCGTTAGCAAAGAGCTGCCCTCCCTGCTGCACCAAAACATAAGATGCTGCGCCCGCTGTGGCAACAATTCGCGTTCCCGCCGGAATAACGAGTTTTCCTCCGTTTTTTACAGTAACAGCACCGTTAAGTACGTATACTTTTGTGGCATCCAGTGTTACAACCTGTCCACTGGTAACTTCCCCCTTGAAATTACCTGGATCTTTTGCAATCCCTACCACCGGAATAGTGGCAACGTCATCATCCTCTTTATTGCAGGAATGAACAACAAGTGAGGTACTTATAATAAGGGCTGCTAAAATATGCTGAAAGCGGTTTTTCATAATGTTTTTAGATTTTACTTCTTTAAACAGATTTTTAAAGATCTGTGTTTTATTTGAAAAGACCAAATTACCATTTTTCTTCTTATTTTCCCAATGGTATTTTTTGCTGAATTAAATTTACTTACTCATGAAAGCGGCATCGGAAAATTTTTTCCGATGCCGCTTTTGAATTTAATATGAAGAAACTAATTACTATTACAAATTGTAGTTTGTCCAGCCTGCGTACCAAGTATCGGTAGCATCTTTAACAGCTCCTCTGTAAGTTACTGCCGTAAACCAGCTGCTTAACTTTGGATGAGTAAATACACCTCCTGTTAATAATGGAGATCCTGAAGCCGGAGAGAAGTTCGGAGTTGTTCCTGCCGGTGCCCAAGCTCCTGTTAATTTAACGTCAGCAGAATAAGTCAGCGTAGAATTTCCGTTTGAGTTATACCAGTTCGTAAGATCTGTTAATGAGAAAGTCGTAGGCGTTGTAGTAGATCCTGCGAATTTTAACGGTGTAATATTTCCTGCTAAAATATTGTTTTGGAATACTAAGCTTGAATTTCCGATGTTATTGTCTGTAGGAGTACCTTTTGTAGCATCAATAAATAAACCTACCGGATATCCTGTGAATACAGAGTTGAATACAGAGATTGCAGAATTTCTTCTTATTTGTAATGCATTCTGGAACAATGCGTTAATTGTACCTGCATTTGTACTTGTAGAATTAGAGTTTACAGGTCCTATAATCGTCATGTTTGAGAATGTTGCACCCGTTTGAGGAGTTAAAGAAGAACCGTTAGCGTCATTGTCTGATTCAAAAGCGTTAGATCCTGAAACGTCTGCTACCTGAGAATCTCTTACGCCGATACCGAACTGAATTTTTCCTGAGAAACCGTTATCTGTATCAAAATCATCATCAAGACCTTTATAGGCAATAAGGTGAGAACAGTTTACCGTACCTCCAAACCATTCGAAACTGTCATCGTTTGCATAAGCAACTTCTACATAATCCACAGTTGTTCCGCTACCTACACCTCCGAAAGTAATTCCGTTGATCTCTTTATCCGGTAAAAATGCATACCCTGCATATTCTACTCTTACATATTTTAATACACCACTGTTGTCTGCTGCATTTGTTCCTCCGTAAAGACCTAAACCTTCACTGTTGTTGATTCCTCCTTCGATTTCACCTACACCAGCCTGACCATTGAAAGAAGAGTTGGTAGGAGCAGCTCCTAAGATTACAAGACCTGCCCAGTCTCCTCTTTTCGGACTTGGTTTTTCAGAAGTGAAAATAATCGGGTTCGCAGCTGTACCTTCTGCCATAATCTTACTTCCTCTTGTAATAATCAATGCTCCGTTTTTATCCGCTTCCCCTACGATTTTAGTTCCCGGTTCGATGGTTAAAGTAGCACCGTTTGTTACATATACCAATCCTCTCAACTTATAGATATTGTTAGCTTTAAGAGTAAGATTTGAAGTAATCTTTCCTGAAAGAATAAGATTTTCAGTGCTTCCGCTGCCTGAGTTCTGAACTATAGTTTGTCCATCTTCTTCTATGTTTCTACATGCTGTAACAGTAGTTGCTAAAGTACCAAGCATTAAAGAGTATAAAACAAATTTTTTCATGTTATAAAGACTTATTATTTTTTATTAGATAATTGATTAATTGTAATTAGAAGTTGTATCCCAGAGTTAAACTGAAGTTTGTTCCTGTTACTCTGTCGATTGCCAGTGCATCAGCACTGTCGTATTTTTTATTGTTGTTCAGATCATGGTAGAATTTGGCATGACGGTTCAGGATATCCGAAACATTCAGCTTAATTTCTCCCTTGTTCTGCCATAGTTTTTTAGCGATCTGGAAATCAAGAAGCGGTCTTGGATTTTCCCAGATTGGCGGAACCTGATCATTTCCTACATAAAGAATTCTTCTTCCAATCATATTAAAAAGTACTGTTGAAGACCATCCTGATTTTTCAGAATCATACTGCATACTTAAGTTTACGGTATAAGGAGACTGTCCCTGCATTGGTCTGTCTACATTGGTTGCAGCATCTGTTACCCTGTTTTTAATTAAAGCAAAGTTACCTCCCAGTGTAAAGTTTTTAAATGCACTTACAAAGTCCAGTTTCTTTCTGAATTCTAATTCCGCTCCATAAGCATCTGCCTTGTCTACGTTTAAGTAATTGAATGTATTACTGGTTCCTACTCCGGATTGATTGAAATATAATTCGATGGGATTTTTAAAGTTTTTATAGAATCCCGCAACCGAAAGAATTTCCCCGTTTCTAGGATACCATTCCCAACGAACATCCGCATTGGTAATTTTTGTTCTCTGGATATACTTATTACCGATTACGGTAGCTCCCAAATCAAAATCATAATAAGCTAATGGAGAAACCTCTCTGAATTCAGGTCTTACTACAGTCTGTGAACCTGCAACACGTAAATTCATGTTATTGGTAAGCTTGAATGTCATATTCAGAGCAGGTAAAAAGTCTGTAACACGGGTATTTACAAAACGGTCGTCGCTTCTTTTCGTGCTTCCTACCAACTGATCGAAGTTTTCAACTCTTAATCCCCAAACTGCTCTGAACCATGAAGTAAAGTTGTTATCCATCTGCAGATACCCTGCATTTAAAATCGTATTTGCGATATATCTGTACTGGTTTCCTGCAATTTCGTCGAAAGTAAACTTGTTTCCTGTAGTACCGAAATTTTCAGAATTGAAAATAGTTTCGAAAGGTTGTGAAAGCAATGACTGATTGTATCCTGCAAGTCTTACAGAGAAAGGTCTTGAGTTGTAAACCCTGTCTTTCACCTGAAATAAATATCCTCCTTTAATGGTTTGTTTCTGGCCTCCGAACATTTCGAAAGTTTTGGAAACATCACCTCCTGCATTATACAAGTAATCGCTAAGTGTAGAGTAGAATACACTTCCGGATTTTTGAGAAAGACCGTTAGAGATCAAAGCCAGATAAGGGCTTCCGCTGATATCCGGATATTGATTGTACTGTAAACGCTGTAATAACGGAATGTACTGATCCAGGATTCCGAAACTTCCGTACCAGTTAACCGTAAAACCGCCGAGAACATCAATCTTATGAGTTCCGTTAAGAGTAGAGTTATAGAAAGTAGTTTCTTTAAATCCAATCTCTCTTGCCATGATATTTGTTCCGTTTACCGGATCAAATTCAAAATCTTTTCCTGTTCTGAAAGACATATGGTTTACCGTATTGTTGGTAATAATGTTTTTCAGGGAGATTTTGTTATTATTATTCAGCTTTAATGTTAAATTTAACAAACCTCCTAAAATAACATCATTCTGATATTTTTCTGTATAGTAATCGAAGTTGGTATCTGCTTTCGTTCCGTTGATCGTGAAGAAGCTGTTTTGCGTTTCAATTCTTCTTTTATTGTTGCTGTAGTTTAAAACTGCAATTACTCCCAGATCTTTCCCAAAAACTTTAGTATTGAAACCACCATCAAGCTGTAAGCTTATATTCTGTGGAAAACCATTCGTATTATACCCCAGATTTTTCACATATTTTCTTCCATAATCCGTTTTATCTGCATCACTAAGAAGCGTGAAAGAATTCTTGGCAGGCATTCCCGCAGGAAGTTTTCTTGTTCCGTCATCAATTCCTAAGAAATCCCACTTTCCTCCTTTCTGCATTTTAAATTCCTGCCCCATTGTAATGGAATTTCCTCCTACACCCACTTGCGCGTTGAAGAAATTTTTATTGGGAATATCCTTAGTATTTACCTGAATTAATCCGCCTCCCCATTCTCCTGTATATTCCGGAATAAATGTTTTGTTGATTACCAGTGTTTCAATAACGTTAGCAGGAAAAAGGTCGAAAGAGAACGTTTTTCTGTCCGGCTCTGTACTGGATAACTGAATGCCGTTCAGCATTGCCTGATTGTAACGGTCTGATAAACCTCTTACAACAATATATTTTCCGTCAAATAAACTTACTCCGGAAACTCTTTTCAGAACTTCACCCGTGTTTCTGTCCGGACTTCTTTTAATAGCTTCCACGCCAATCACCTGAGAAACAACACCTGCATTTCTTTGCAGACCGATGGTAGAAGCAATCGTTTCTTTTCTTGCGTTGGATTTAATAACAACCCCTTCAATCTGTTTTTCTTTTGCAGACGTATTAGGCTTATCTAAGACAATATCAAGGTGAGTATTGGCATGACTTTTTACAACCACTTCACTTATTTCTTTTCGGTTATATCCGTTAGAAGTTACCGTGATGACGTAATTGGTTCCAGGGGGAAGGCTCAGAGAGTAGTTTCCGGAAATGTCAGTTGTTACTTCCTGATCATTTACCTTGATTTTTACCCCTTCAATAGGCGTATTATCTTTCTCGTCCAGTACCCTGCCTTCTAGAACCTGGCTTTGTGCAAATGCATAGCCGGCGGAAAACAAGGCAAGCAGCATAATGCTCTTGTGGATTTGTTTTTTCATTTTTACTATATCTTACTCGATTCTTTCGGTGCAAAGGAATAAAGAATTTATGGGTTAGGTAGTTTAGCAAAATTTAATTTTTTCTTAACTAAACATTAAGAAAAGAATATAATTGTTAACTTTATGTGAACGATACCCGTTTTGTTAAACAGTGATTAAAATATTATTAACTTTGACTCGTAAAAATTAAAAATGAACCAAAAGAAAATCCTCTTAATCGACGACGAACTGGATATTTTAGAGATTCTGTCTTACAACTTGGAAAAGGAAGGCTACGACATTTATACAGCCACTAATGGAAATGAAGGTATCGACAAAGCGAAGGAAATTGTTCCGGATCTGATTTTATTGGATGTCATGATGCCCGAAAAAGACGGTATCGAAACCTGCCAGGAACTTAGAAAAATTAAAGAACTTCAAAAAACTTTAATTGTTTTTCTTTCTGCAAGAAGCGAAGAATTTTCACAATTAGCCGGTTTTCAGGCAGGTGCAAACGACTACATTGTTAAATTAATCAAACCGAAAATCCTGATTTCTAAAGTAAATGCTTTATTGCAGTTAACTTCTCAGGTTTCAGACAACTCTAAATTAATTGAAATCGGAGATTTAATTATTGATAAAGATAACTTCAGGGTTTCTAAAAACGGACAGCAGTTTCTGCTTCCTAAAAAAGAATTCGATCTTTTGTATTTATTGGCTTCCAACACAGAAAAAGTTTTCAAAAGAGAAGAAATTCTGGAAAAAGTCTGGGGAAATGATGTTATCGTGGGAGAAAGAACCATCGACGTCCACATCAGAAGACTGAGAGAAAAACTGGGAATCAACACGATTCAGACATTAAAAGGAATTGGGTATAAACTTATTGTTTAATACTCAATTTCAATTTCTTACCTTTACATCAACCAATAAAACTTTGTAAAATTGAAATTTTACAGACTTACCCTCGTCGCCTCTTGTCTTCTGACATTGGTGATGTTTCTTTTAGTAATCATTTTCGATTCACTAAAAGATATTTATTACAGTACACCATTTTTTAAAATCGGACTGGTTATTTGCCTTGTCCTGATTTTTATCATCAATTATATCGTTTTAGAGCTTTTGTTCAATTATTATGGCAAAAAGCAGGTTCGCGGTCTTTCGCAGCTTTTACCTCAGGAAATTGTTCATGATGATGATGAAAACATCACCATTAAAGAACTGGGAGAAAGATTTTCAGACCTCAACCAAAGAAAAGTGACCGAACTGGATATGATGAAAGAAATGGAAAGTTACAGAAAAGAATACATCGGAAACGTTTCCCACGAGTTGAAGACACCTCTTTTTTCCATTCAGGGATATGTGGAAACGCTGCGCGACGGCGGAGTAGATAACCTTACGATCCGGGATAAATATCTGGAAAGAATCGATAAATCTGTAGAACGTTTAATTGCGATTGTAACGGATCTCGATATGATCAACAGGCTGGAAGCAGGAGAAATTAATCTTACCGTTTCTAAATTTGACGTCAATTTATTAATTAAAGAAATTTTTGATCTTCTCGATCTCGAAGCAGAAAAGCATAATGCAAGCTTGCAGATCCAGACTTTGCAGCCACAGATTTTTGTGGAAGCAGACAAACAGAAAATTTCGCAGGTCTTTATTAATTTGATTTCCAATGCGATTCACTATGCAAACAGACAGGAAGCAAAAGTGGTGGTAAAAACCAGCGTTCTTAAAAATAAAGTTTTAATAGAAGTTATAGACAACGGGATGGGAATAAAATCCGAAAGTTTACCAAGAATTTTTGAAAGATTTTACCGTGTGGAAACCAGCCGAAGCAGAAGGGAAGGAGGTTCCGGGCTTGGTCTTGCTATTGTAAAACATATTCTTGAAGCCCATAACGAAAACATCACCGTAGAAAGTGTTTATCTGGAAGGCACGAAATTCAGTTTCATGCTGGAGAAAAGCAAATAATTTTTGCAAAATGTATGAAAAAAAAATGTTTTAAAAAATGATGAAATATTTTTTTGTCACATCTCATTTATTTTATATTTGCAACAGAGATTTATCATAATAACAACGGCAAAAAGTAATTTAAAAACTGATGGTTTATAAAATCCGCGTAATATTAGATGCAAAAGAAGATATTTTCCGGGATATCGAAGTAAAAGGAAAACAGACGCTATGGAACTTACATTTAGGTATTAAGAGTGCATTCAGCTTGCAGGG
Encoded proteins:
- a CDS encoding DUF4136 domain-containing protein, with amino-acid sequence MKRYIFLLLASATLGLTSCSPFNVRSDYADTANFNSYKTYKLRIDDLKLNDIDKDRVLNELSRQLQSKGLQSGENPDLIVNVKANHKKVTDVTTTSPYGAWGWGGPFGWGIGMNRTWTSNYNEGAIIVDLVDAKTNKLVWQGIGSGISVDRPKAKQKQIPEIMAEIMKNYPPMK
- a CDS encoding DUF5522 domain-containing protein, producing MALFDIKEGEDFYYNEQGYKVFTEKFHLKRGHCCKSGCRHCPYGYDKKTDTFIKNDKKNK
- a CDS encoding 1-aminocyclopropane-1-carboxylate deaminase/D-cysteine desulfhydrase, which codes for MLLNVPLEKIPIQEILIDKKVKLFMKREDLIHPQISGNKYWKLFFNINNYLSGNPEKPYIITFGGAFSNHISAVSAVGNLAGIPTLGIIRGEELKDKWRDNPTLLFAKRNGMNLQFVTREEYRHKEKLTEFLQKEFPEALIVPEGGTNEAAVEGVKMMLNDDTKDFDYLCTAVGTGGTVAGILKFSEENQKVIGFKAVDDDSLENKIVELTSKKNFDLIDSDFGGYGKIKDENVRFINDFKEKYGIPLEPVYTGKMMQKIFELINEDYFPENSKILCFHTGGLQGIEGANLLLEKQNRNLII
- a CDS encoding glucosaminidase domain-containing protein, which produces MKRLFTIVSLLVLSKFSAQTWATEDQYIQKFAKYAVEEMEKYKIPASITLAQGLLETGGGQSRLALEGKNHFGIKCKEDWTGKTMKHTDDAPNECFRVYDDPRQSYEDHSIFLSTRKYYANLFNLDMKDYKAWATGLKKAGYATNPRYASILIGKIERYKLYEFDNTNSKEALYAVLKLYPDLKDDRTFMAQLEPEKYTRKVKEPVTVEVPYKQTSYAQQQKRVERIKTKAEILNTILIKSHPNDGLKYIIIPEDTNVEFIAKKFKISESKLMKWNELESDVLKKNEIVFLESKNSDGNTATYKAEAGEDMHDIAQKFGIKLNKLYAKNRMDEGQKPSAGQVIYLIDKKPRN
- the hemL gene encoding glutamate-1-semialdehyde 2,1-aminomutase, with protein sequence MKYQRSSALFEEAYKYIPGGVNSPVRAFKSVGGVPVFMKSAKGAYLTDADDNTYIDYINSWGPAILGHTHPEVLEELKIQAEKGFSFGAPTELETEIAKFITENVPNVDQIRMVSSGTEACMSAIRLARGFTGRDKFIKFEGCYHGHSDSFLIKAGSGAATFGNPNSPGVTAGTAKDTLLARYNDFEQVEDLFRHNPGEIAAVIIEPVAGNMGCVLPENEFLQKLRTICDENGALLIFDEVMTGFRLAFGGAQELYNVKADLVTYGKVIGGGLPVGAFAGRNEIMDHLAPKGGVYQAGTLSGNPLAMRAGLKTLQLIKNDPEFFSRLAKTTETLDFEIGKILNEKGIAHKINRKGSMMSVFFHINSVSNFDEAQEANHALFNNFFHQMLQNGVYLPPSGYETYFISDAIKDREIDMTLEAVRKFEYS
- a CDS encoding TonB-dependent receptor: MKKQIHKSIMLLALFSAGYAFAQSQVLEGRVLDEKDNTPIEGVKIKVNDQEVTTDISGNYSLSLPPGTNYVITVTSNGYNRKEISEVVVKSHANTHLDIVLDKPNTSAKEKQIEGVVIKSNARKETIASTIGLQRNAGVVSQVIGVEAIKRSPDRNTGEVLKRVSGVSLFDGKYIVVRGLSDRYNQAMLNGIQLSSTEPDRKTFSFDLFPANVIETLVINKTFIPEYTGEWGGGLIQVNTKDIPNKNFFNAQVGVGGNSITMGQEFKMQKGGKWDFLGIDDGTRKLPAGMPAKNSFTLLSDADKTDYGRKYVKNLGYNTNGFPQNISLQLDGGFNTKVFGKDLGVIAVLNYSNNKRRIETQNSFFTINGTKADTNFDYYTEKYQNDVILGGLLNLTLKLNNNNKISLKNIITNNTVNHMSFRTGKDFEFDPVNGTNIMAREIGFKETTFYNSTLNGTHKIDVLGGFTVNWYGSFGILDQYIPLLQRLQYNQYPDISGSPYLALISNGLSQKSGSVFYSTLSDYLYNAGGDVSKTFEMFGGQKQTIKGGYLFQVKDRVYNSRPFSVRLAGYNQSLLSQPFETIFNSENFGTTGNKFTFDEIAGNQYRYIANTILNAGYLQMDNNFTSWFRAVWGLRVENFDQLVGSTKRSDDRFVNTRVTDFLPALNMTFKLTNNMNLRVAGSQTVVRPEFREVSPLAYYDFDLGATVIGNKYIQRTKITNADVRWEWYPRNGEILSVAGFYKNFKNPIELYFNQSGVGTSNTFNYLNVDKADAYGAELEFRKKLDFVSAFKNFTLGGNFALIKNRVTDAATNVDRPMQGQSPYTVNLSMQYDSEKSGWSSTVLFNMIGRRILYVGNDQVPPIWENPRPLLDFQIAKKLWQNKGEIKLNVSDILNRHAKFYHDLNNNKKYDSADALAIDRVTGTNFSLTLGYNF
- a CDS encoding response regulator transcription factor, producing MNQKKILLIDDELDILEILSYNLEKEGYDIYTATNGNEGIDKAKEIVPDLILLDVMMPEKDGIETCQELRKIKELQKTLIVFLSARSEEFSQLAGFQAGANDYIVKLIKPKILISKVNALLQLTSQVSDNSKLIEIGDLIIDKDNFRVSKNGQQFLLPKKEFDLLYLLASNTEKVFKREEILEKVWGNDVIVGERTIDVHIRRLREKLGINTIQTLKGIGYKLIV
- a CDS encoding sensor histidine kinase encodes the protein MKFYRLTLVASCLLTLVMFLLVIIFDSLKDIYYSTPFFKIGLVICLVLIFIINYIVLELLFNYYGKKQVRGLSQLLPQEIVHDDDENITIKELGERFSDLNQRKVTELDMMKEMESYRKEYIGNVSHELKTPLFSIQGYVETLRDGGVDNLTIRDKYLERIDKSVERLIAIVTDLDMINRLEAGEINLTVSKFDVNLLIKEIFDLLDLEAEKHNASLQIQTLQPQIFVEADKQKISQVFINLISNAIHYANRQEAKVVVKTSVLKNKVLIEVIDNGMGIKSESLPRIFERFYRVETSRSRREGGSGLGLAIVKHILEAHNENITVESVYLEGTKFSFMLEKSK